The following are encoded in a window of bacterium genomic DNA:
- the tuf gene encoding elongation factor Tu (EF-Tu; promotes GTP-dependent binding of aminoacyl-tRNA to the A-site of ribosomes during protein biosynthesis; when the tRNA anticodon matches the mRNA codon, GTP hydrolysis results; the inactive EF-Tu-GDP leaves the ribosome and release of GDP is promoted by elongation factor Ts; many prokaryotes have two copies of the gene encoding EF-Tu), whose protein sequence is MVMPGDNVELGIELISEVALEEGSRFAIREGGRTVGAGVVTKVIE, encoded by the coding sequence GATGGTGATGCCTGGCGACAACGTGGAGCTTGGAATAGAGCTTATCTCCGAGGTAGCGCTTGAGGAAGGCTCCCGGTTTGCAATCCGCGAAGGCGGACGCACCGTTGGCGCTGGCGTCGTCACAAAGGTGATTGAATAA